The Acipenser ruthenus unplaced genomic scaffold, fAciRut3.2 maternal haplotype, whole genome shotgun sequence DNA segment AATACAATAGCCGATTCTTTCCGGTGTTACGTAGTTACTGTTCTGAAAAAGAACAACACGTCAGAAATACGTACTGTCACGCGGTTCGGGTTCGATTCCTCTGAATCGACCCACGGATCTCGCGTCCACGAGCTGAAACCGTTTGCTCTCTAAATTCTCCAGCACGTCCTGGTAACTTTTCACCCGGGACCGGTCCAGTTTCGCCCTGAACTCGACCGGTTCGGGTTTGGTGTACTCCCCGGTCAGCTGGTAACCTTCCCGGACCCAAGCCTTCAACCCGCCGTCCAGCACCGAGACCGAACCGTGCCCGAACGCCCGGAACATCCACCAGACCCGGGGGGCGGAGAAGCTCCCGAACTCGCTGGCGTCGTAAACCACGACGTGGGTTCCGGTTCCGATGCCCAAGTTGCCCACGAACTCCCCGAATTCGCACTCGCCGGGCATCATGTGATCGAAGGGGGACGTGTTATCGGAGCACTTGTCTATGTCGAAAAACGACGCCCCCGGAATGTGCCTCTCCCGAAATTCCTTCTTGGGTTGCCGTTTCAGCTTCGGGAGGTACCAGGACGTGTCCAGAACCCGCAGGTTCGGTCCAACCCGCTTGTTTTTGACCGCGTCCGCCAGCCATTTGACCGAAACCAGTGCACGGATCTGCGCTGCCATGCTGAGCTGCAGCGTTGACTGGCGCCTGGGTGACGTCACCAGGGGGGTGTGGCCTCCAGCAGCGACGTTCTAGAAGCCCCTCCTACTTCCCCGCCTATTTTTTTCTAACCAATAATATTTCAGCACAAAAATGTTAACCATCGCACGAATAACCTGCAATTTGTAATTTTAGAAAGAAACAACGAAATTAGACAAGGAACGATGCAATAAATGTGCTTCGCTATTAATTTATATTCTGCCCCACAGATgaattcccagcacatctccactctggcacgcacttgccgattcttcttgAGCAACATCccaagaatccgacccttcctcaccaactatgctacccagctcctggtccaggccctggtactctcccgcctagactactgcaactccctcctggctggcctccctgcgtccgccacccgtccgctccagctcatccagaactctgctgctcgcctggtgttctctctgcctcgcttctcccacgcaactccactgctccgctcactccactggctcccgatcaccgctcgcatccagttcaagactcttgtactcgcctacagatgccttgaccagtctgcacccagctacctccagaccctcatctctccctacacccccactcgacctctccgctcctcctgcactagaagactggctctacctccgctacgctcccctgcctccagagcccgctccttccccacccttgctccgcagtggtggaacgaccttcctacagatgtcaggactgcccagtccctgaccacattccggcgcctccttaagactcacctcttcaaacagcacctgtaaaactcctctgtttgtatcctgggacactatcacccttcatttaaatgtgctttattttgctcttatctgccccctattttactgcatttaatcctgtacttcagaatactgtaatctgccaagtgtttaacctgtagtactttgtacttaatcatatcctgatgtaactatcactatttaatcatatcctgatgtcactatcactattttctgctgtattattgaattgtggtttgtcacacttgaacaaaagttattgtatttcttgctcttattgtattacttgtattgtaacacttgaaatgtatttgcttgcgattgtaagtcgccctggataagggcgtctgctaagaaataaataataataataataataatcaagtgtTTGGAGAATGTAAACTATCTGGACTGTCAATAaggctctttctttcattctttctttcttttctttcttgatAAAGTGGGGATGGGCGGGAGATTACGTCGCGTGTGGGATGTAGGGAAAAATCAGACACGTAGAAATGCTTCTGTCGGTGTGACATCATGACGTTGACGCACGCATtctagaagtctttttttttaattattatttatttatttatttttaagcgcGTTGTTTCCCCCACGCCGCTTAACGCTGCCGCACACCACGAAAGAGGAACTCGCATGTAGCGGGACCGTGTTTCCACCCGGATAACTTTTTCTATAGAAATTCCCCTTGCGCAGAGTTTACCGGAAGTCGAACCCcccatgtgtgtgtatttaaaaataaaatatatattttttaactcttATTAATACAGAAACTATCAATACGTTATCAAAATGTCGCTGTCTCTCATCAGAAAGGGACTGGACCTCTTTAGCGAAGATATTAAAGGTGAGGCGAAGATGataaacatttaatttgtgtttttgtagACTGTATTGCGATTAGAgatgtctttatttttaaaagttatttgtttGAATCGCTTCTGACATTGTCATAAAACTTGTTTTATGAACAATTTATTGAGAATATCACTTTATGGGCGTACAGGggggtgtctgtctctctgtcacaCGGGATTGGACTTGAgaattgatttgaaaaaaaaagaaaataattttaattttatattttagaGACCTCATAACAACTGTTTTCgttttgaaacagattttttttaaaattgaatatcaaacaaaacaaacagcggCTAATTCCTGTTGCCGGAATCTCGTTTTAACAGAAATACCGTGttagaaaatataattaattaaggAAAGAGATTgaacttcaaaaaaacaaaaacaaaaacgttttgaCCCGAAACTAGgtcctgttgtgttttttttaatatatatatagagggcgGTGGCGCGGCTGGACGGAAAAAGCCGAAGAGCCGAGCCGAACCGAACAGCGTGATGAACAGAATCGGCTCCAATCGGGTCGGAGTGAAGAAACAGGTGCGGCGGATCCACGGAACCGCCGGCAAGCGGCGGAACCGAGCTACCGTCAAGAACAAACCCGTCAAGTCCGCTATAGGTAAGGCTGTGTGAGTTTGGAGTGAGATTTCACGATTTCTCTTtgagatgggaatcagactcccgctgcacagcagtgtgatccagtcctggtttcactaggagtttaataatcagacacacctgagcttgttagctagacacactgggggctgatcaagctggtagcagtaaaacctggactggatcacgctgctgtgcgataggagtctgattcccagccctgatctctctgtctaaatatcccacagttcccagcaatatcctgtagctctctccactataaaatcagc contains these protein-coding regions:
- the mpst gene encoding 3-mercaptopyruvate sulfurtransferase, which encodes MAAQIRALVSVKWLADAVKNKRVGPNLRVLDTSWYLPKLKRQPKKEFRERHIPGASFFDIDKCSDNTSPFDHMMPGECEFGEFVGNLGIGTGTHVVVYDASEFGSFSAPRVWWMFRAFGHGSVSVLDGGLKAWVREGYQLTGEYTKPEPVEFRAKLDRSRVKSYQDVLENLESKRFQLVDARSVGRFRGIEPEPRDNTEPGHIPGSVSMPFPGFLSQSGEEKDPDQLREMFRKAGVDLSRPLCATCGSGVTACHVALAAFLCGQEEVAIYDGAWSEWYTRATPEHVISEGRGKHL